The nucleotide window TCACTGGTCCGCCCCTGCGGCCCCTGAAACCTGCCACTGCGGCTCCCTGTCAGGGGCGCGCATCGCTGCACGCTTAGATCCACCGGCACCCACTGGCCATCTGGCCATCCAGATGTTACGAGGGAAGGCTTATGCGCCCCGCgggtggctgcggcgggctggggccATCGCGCCTCGTACTCCTAATTGGATGGCCTCATGTCCCCCAACCATCCATCCTCTGCCGTCTCCGTCAACTCCGCGACTCGTGCTCCGCCAACCATTGCCCTCGTGTTCCTGCCTCCTCCAAGCCGCAGCATCACCCACTGCCACCCACCGACCACCCACCAGCCGCACTGCCGGTGGGACGGCACAGCACGGCCGATCGAGTCGACGATAGCCTCCCTGCAGCTGCACCCAGGTCAGTCCAGTTCATGCTGACCGCGCACGCTTCGCCGCACCGTCGAGGATCTGGCATCGCCCAAACACGCAACCCAACAAAAATTCTTCGGAGCATCTCCCGCCCCTTCCCATCGCGAGCAAGTTCTGCCAAGCACTTTCCGGttcttcatcatcacatGGACTGTTGGTTCCACAACATGCTTTATTCGGGAAGCCGGAGTCATTCCTTCGCTGGGCTTTCATCATGCGACAGCccctgcagctgcagcgcacAATCACATTTCGCCTGTTGTGCGCCAATTTCCTCGATATGCGTGCAACTTGGCCCATACTATGTTATGCCAGGCCCGGATGCCGGCATCCGATGTCCTACCTGCAAGCAAGCCAGACCCGTCGAGACGCAACGCAAAAGGAACATAGATGTATCGTTACGTGCTCTTCAGCTGCCTCTTTGCGTCTTCGTAGATTGTCAATCTTGTTCTTGCGCCGTCACGTCAATCCGGATATCTGGTACCGCGCCGCTAGCCTGTATCAGACATATTGAATGTCGCCCCTCGCCATCAAGGGCCATGCATCCTGCCCGTTTTTGACGTCTTGGCTCATTCGGCCAGCACCCACAAAGACGGATCGTAGCGTAGGTGACATGATGTGTGCTGGCCCTGCAGGGCGCTCGCTCGAAACCCCTTGTTGCATCCCGTGCCTTGACAATGGAGGGCGACCCCATCTTTACATTGTCTTGGCCTGTCGAACGTCGATGCCTGGACGTGGTTCGAGGGTGACTCGGTCTAAGAGTACGTACCCCACGGAGCAGCCACACCTTCCCCTGTGGCCCAGCCACACTGAGGCTTGTAGGCGATCAGCCCAgagcgccatcatcgcctcaGGCAGCCACAGGTCGAGATCTACGCTGTCGCCCCGACCGCCAATGACGCCAGAACTCCCGAACTGTACCCGGAAATTTCCAGAGCCGACGAAGCGTCACGAGCGCCAACGTCCAACCTCGCCCGCATCAGGCAGCCATTGACCTCGACACAATGGGTGCCAATACCTCCAAGCAagacggccagggcggctATCAATGGAAAGCGTAAGTCATCATTGCCAGCGCCCAAACCGGTGCCCTCAAGCTCGCATCGAGAGAGATGCACTgacacgcccgcctcggcaaaACAGCTCAGGGCCGCCTAGCGTCTCCTCCGATGTCCTCGAGTCGATGCAAAACAGCCCAGAAGTACAGCTTTAACCCTCTTCTCTTCGACTCCAAAGATCATCGGACTCTGTCCAGGCGCGCGACATTGGCGGCTAACATGACGGCGACATAGACCGacgcctcgcgcgccaggcTCATCGAGCAGCATATCcaggcccgcgtcgccgaggagctcaagaagctccAGAAGCGGGAATCAGATGCGCTGAACCTCGCACACGACAAGCTTGCCGCCAGCAACGACGCCACCCCCACAGACGAGAAGGCGCCCAGCCGGTACACTGTCGGCCAGGAAgtcgagcagctgcggcgcaagctcgaggagcgAAAGCAGGTTCGCGCCCTGCCGGACGACGTGGAGAAGGCGCGGGGCGATGTCATTCGCTGCCTGCGAGAACACGACCGCCGGCCGCTGGACTGCTGGGAGGAAGTGGAGAAGTTCAAAACTGAGGTGaagaagctggagaaggGCTGGGTCGACAAGGTGACGTCGTGAAGGGGGACTCATGCGTGATGCGCATACACGTGGGCGTGGACGCTGCGTGAGAGACGTTCATGTGGGAATGCCTGTATGTTCCCCTGAAAGCAAGGGGCCTTGGAGTGGCATGTGCGTGGATCAAGGATGTGTACATTTacagcgtcgacggcggccaaaACTGCATAGAATATAAAGGCATAAAACAACAGGAGTTTCTCGTGTTTCCTTGCACCTTGGCCTGTGTTGTAACAGATATGGCACAGTTCTACTCCCATGCCCAATGCCTCAGCATCCTGAAGCAAGCCCGTCTCAAGAGCCTCTATCTATATAGAGCCGTCGATTGGCAACGCCGACGTTACGGACCAACGGGGGTCTGCGTCACTCTCATGACGGTGCATCAAGCAGCGCCACTGACCTCGTGACATCGTCGCATCTACCATGACGTGAAGCCGCTCTTTGCGTGCTGTAAGCCCAGATGTTTCGAGTGTCAACGGCGCACGAGCAGTTCTTCAGGACGCCACAGCTCTCACTAAGAGCTTGCGTCGAATCTCTTTCTACAACGTGTGTCGTTGGATGTGGGGTGTCCGTACATGTCGGATATCGGTGTCTGGTGATCAACTCGCGCACATCCGTCACGGAGCCAcatctgcttcttctgcggCACGCTCCTGGCTCTTTTCCGCGTCAAGCTCGGCTTTCCTCCTCAGCCCCTCGGCTCGCATCCTCTCCTtccgctgcgccgcgtcctccCACTCCCCGCCCGCGGGGTTCTTCCTCGGCTCCGGATCTCGCAGCGCCACCCTGAAGGACTCGCGGAACCTCTGGATGCGCTTCGCATTTTCCGAGAACCGCTCGTTTCCGATGCCCAACACCGTACGCAGGTActccacgtcgacgagtcgccgccgccgccagcactgCCCGTCCGGCTGGACCTCGTCGTACCCGAGCAGGGACtcgaagcccaagcccatgGAGCGGACTGCGACAATGGGCGTCGCGGCCTGGCCGTCAGGCGAAGAGGGCTCCGCGATATTAATAGCGCCTGACTCACGGAAACCAGCTTGCAGTGCGACGCGGACCATCAGCTGTGCGTGGGCAAGGGACGAGGTCAGGACATGGAGGATCTGGAGCGAGTTGTCGTTAGCTATGCCCATGCGGGCGTACACGTTCGGAAGGGGCCGGGCTACACACCATGGGTTCGAATTTGAAGTGAATAAGTCTGCGCTCCGCGCTGGCGCCACTTGTACTTGAACATGCAGACTCATTGTCCGCGGTCTTGAAACCCAAGCTCGTTACCCAGGCGTGGAAATCCTCGTCAGCCTCGCAGGCAACAGGGTCATGGGACACATGAAGCCATgtgccgccagcgcccttTCCGCCCACGCCAGCTACCTGTCGCGGCTGCTGTCGTACAAGCCCATCATCCCTCAcggcaccatcgtcatcttcagacgccgcggccgctgcagcccctTTCCTGCCCTCGAGGAACACGCTCACACGACCGGCGCAGCTGCTTGTCGTGACGAAGCCTTCGGCGCGGTTGATCTCGTCAATCAGGTCGCGGATACCTTCGTCGACGGACCCTTTGGGCGAGGCGTCAAAGTATTCTGCGTCCGGCACACCCAGTTGCCGCAAGATCTTTGCCTTCTTGTCGCGAAACGAGGCTGCGGGCGCAGGCAGCGAGCGCCGCTGCATTTCCCAGTTCCGCATGCAGTCAGTCTCTGCAGCAGACAACAGCTTTCTCGTGGGTGGTACGATTTTCTGCCGGCAAGCGCGTTCGGTTCATCAAATTGATAGGGCGACGAGAGTAGCGGAGGAGCGTGTGGGAAAATGTGTGGGACAGCGTTTGTTAGCAGGGTAtcgtggcgtggcgtgtCGACACCTTGCTGAGTGTCAAGCCGCGATCTTGGGCGGACAAATCAGAGCTCGGCGCGGGGTATCTGAGCTGCGGGCTGGACCTCCTGACCAGCAGGAACCACGAACGTCACTCGACAACTTCTCAACTCACCAGCTCACCGGCCGCAAGACCTCAAGCGACGTAACATTTTACTGCATTTATTTTCCTCTATGCTGCTTTCTAAGCTAGCTGGGCCATTTCCTTGCTGCCGGCCCCAATGCcctccatggccaaggtCGCATCGGCACCTTGGACTGCGTCGCTGAACCATCCCAACGCCAACCATGGCTGTTCTCATAGTACGTGAAAGAAGACAAGCCCGCTCAGATACTTTTTATCCGTGCTTGGCTTACCGGAATCAAGATCGCCAAGAACGCCCGTTGCAAATGCCAACCAAGTTCATCATGTCGTTATAGCCCTTCGGGTTCCCGTCATCTCAGGGCACAAGTGTGCTCTCACTGAGATTCATTAGACGGGCGCCACCATGCCAGCGGTCTTTTTCTGCTCCATATCCTCGACGAACTGGGCATATCGCGACTTCTTATTGTGAATGCCGCACTCCGATTTGTTCTGGCCCTTCCAGCGGCCGGcacgctcgtcctcgccctcgccgacgggaCTGGTCGAGTGCCAGTCGCCGACGGACTTGTATCCCTGGTCCAGGAGGGCGTTGTACGGCACACTGTTCTCCTTGATATAGTCGTTGACCTGCTTGAAAGACCACGCAGCCATTGGGTTGATCTTGATGATGCCCCGCTCATCGTCGAGTTCGATGATGGGGATGGAGCCGCGAGCCGCACCCtgcgagcgacggcgaccgtTGAGGACGGCAGTCACCTGGAGCTCTTCATACGCCCGCTGCAGAGGCTCGACCTTGACGATCCAGTCGTACATCTCGCCGGCCGTGTTCCACATCTCTTGGCCATAGGTCTCCTCGAGTTCCTCCACggtgtcgacgccatcgggcTTGAAGATGTGGACAGGCACATTGGGATACCGCGCCTTGACCcggtcgacgagctcgtaCGTCTCCTTGAAGTGGTACAAGGTATCCAAGAAGATGAGGTCGACCGTTTTGGAGTTGGGGTTCTCCTGCTGAATCTTGGACAGCATGTCCATGGTGGCCAGGCCCGTCAGGCCGAATGCTGTCGACTGATACAGGTTGGGAAACATGATCTTGCAGAAGCGAAGGATGTCCATGGGATGCATGGTCTCCATTTGGTCGTTCAGGTAGGCGATGTGCTCCATGGTGAGGGACACCTTGGGCTTCGACTCCTTTCTCGGTGAGGGGTCGTAGTCGGACTGGCCCGACACGTACCCGGACTCGATGTCATGATGGTCCATCTTGTCGTCAGAGAAGGAGATGCGAGTTGTCGTTTCCGTCATGGTGGtgctcatggcggcgactgggTGAGGGGATGTGACACAACGGGAGGTGGTGACGACCAGGAGACCGACCGAAGATGTGCTTTGGCCGTCAGGGGAGAGAGAAGTATGATCCCAAGAGACCCAGCCAGGCGTTATAAGTGCGAATTGCTGCTGATTCACGGGCAGACGGGCTATTATTCAGAAGAGGGAGCACGGACGGAACGCTTCGTCTCCTTAAATGAGGGCAACGAGTCTAGAACAGGAAGATGGTTTGAAATCGAGAAGGAGGGATTTACACAGGTTAAGTCCGGATGCAACAGCCGTGTTGAGGGGGAGAGACACGGTGGGAAACGACCAGACCAGGCGAGCCCTCCCTGACTAATTGTGCGCAACAGGCGAAACGCATCATACATGGGAGCACGCAACAACAAGTCGACAGCCTGGGCTCCATGGTCCGAGGGCAGCAAttttccccccttccccggcCGTAGTAGGTTGGCCGCCAATGCGCGGCGTCGAAACGCCTTCGGTTTGCGTCTGGGAGTCGATCACGACATCGACGCCATTCCTTCCGCGATGCGGATTGTGGCGCCGTGATTGGCCGGCGAGGATCCGCTGTGGTGTTTAGGCTCGGTAACTGGGGACCTGGGGCGCAGGGCGTGAGTggcggctggtggtgagTATTCGCTACTTTCCCCAGTTTCCGGCAACCTTGCAGtggttttttttcttcctcaCGGCTTGTCGGCGCCTCGGAGGTTGCGTGATGGACGGAACCGGTGCGGTAGGTCAAGGTACTGTTCTGCGATGTGTAGGTATTGCCCCGTGCTGTGCGGCATGCAACAAGTACCGTActacagtactgtactgtacagtaaTTTGGATTAGAAATAGGGGACAGCCTCCCCTGCCTCACAGTCCACCTCCATGAGATCATCAGTGTTggctgtgcgtgcgcgctCTAACAGCGGCAACCCCAGGGCCATCAGGTCAAACAGGGAGCGATTGACTCTTACTCTGGCCATCCTCGGGGTTTTGGCGTCGAGCACTCCTGTCACCATTGAATCGCGGACGGCCCTTGCCGAGCCCAAAGACGAGGCATATTCCGTGGCTGGTTGGCGACTTCTCGAGTCTCAGGGCCGCGCGCGAGCCAGTGCAAGGTCCCGCAGAACCCGGACTTGCCGTGGAAACCGTGCCTCCAACACCAGATATTCattccctccctccctcctcctcgctgcaAAAGCTGGCATCAATAGCACCGCAGCAAAATCGCAACGGAAGCTATCCTCGCAATCCATCCCGAGTCACCGGACCTTGCCGGAAGGCATCGTTGTGCGTACAATGCAAGCATCCCTCGCGCGTCACGTTGGCGTGCAGCGCTGTGGTGACGAGGCTCCGAACGTGCCAGCGCCCTTTCGGGAcatcggcgcgggcggcaatCGGCGAGGGTCTGGCCTCCCGAGcgccggggggggagagcgggcgggcgggcggttggCGTCAGCCCGTGCCTCTCCAACCAGGAAGGAGGCTCATGACGTGCAGCAATGGCGCTTCCGAGGGAGTGGGTGAGTAAGCACTGTAGATTTGTGTCCCCTcattgccgtcgcggcccttGGATTGCGGGTGCACCGGCGTTAGAGGCCGAGCCTGTGGCGGGGGGTGGGAATGTCTCCAGACTTTCATGGTGTTTTTTTACCatcgccgctgtcgctggcCCGGAGCTAACTCCCCGCCACACACCGCAAGCCAGACGCTGAGGATTTGCTACCATGTCGCTGCCATGTGTCTGGAGGCATGGATTTATCGCAGCGAAAGAAGGACACTCTTAGAGCTGTGCCGCCATGCGATGCCTTTGGCATCATATGGCAGGGCGGTGCAGTGGCACGCCCGACAGCGCACTTGCTACCGACTAATCTTAGTAGGTAACTCAGTGGTTGTGCTTCATATCTCGTACCTACTCTACGTCCATGGACTTGTTATCACTACGGTGGATGATGAGGTTGAGGTGTCGTAGCATCCAGATCCAGCAAGGAGAATGACGCCGTTCCTCTCGCTTGATacggcggccggccacccACCTGTGGAGCTCAGACAGCCAGGGCTCTGTTGATGGGCGAGTCGAGTCGCCTGAGAATGCCAAGATATGTGCCCCTGACAGGCCGGGGTCCGTCGACTCCAGTGCTCTCGACGGGGGT belongs to Purpureocillium takamizusanense chromosome 1, complete sequence and includes:
- a CDS encoding uncharacterized protein (COG:S~BUSCO:EOG09264OBO~EggNog:ENOG503P43H), yielding MGANTSKQDGQGGYQWKASGPPSVSSDVLESMQNSPETDASRARLIEQHIQARVAEELKKLQKRESDALNLAHDKLAASNDATPTDEKAPSRYTVGQEVEQLRRKLEERKQVRALPDDVEKARGDVIRCLREHDRRPLDCWEEVEKFKTEVKKLEKGWVDKVTS
- a CDS encoding methyltransferase (COG:S~EggNog:ENOG503NZIR); the encoded protein is MRNWEMQRRSLPAPAASFRDKKAKILRQLGVPDAEYFDASPKGSVDEGIRDLIDEINRAEGFVTTSSCAGRVSVFLEGRKGAAAAAASEDDDGAVRDDGLVRQQPRQVAGVGGKGAGGTWLHVSHDPVACEADEDFHAWVTSLGFKTADNESACSSTSGASAERRLIHFKFEPMILHVLTSSLAHAQLMVRVALQAGFRESGAINIAEPSSPDGQAATPIVAVRSMGLGFESLLGYDEVQPDGQCWRRRRLVDVEYLRTVLGIGNERFSENAKRIQRFRESFRVALRDPEPRKNPAGGEWEDAAQRKERMRAEGLRRKAELDAEKSQERAAEEADVAP
- the MET16 gene encoding 3'-phosphoadenylsulfate reductase (BUSCO:EOG09264FVQ~COG:E~EggNog:ENOG503NVJM), giving the protein MSTTMTETTTRISFSDDKMDHHDIESGYVSGQSDYDPSPRKESKPKVSLTMEHIAYLNDQMETMHPMDILRFCKIMFPNLYQSTAFGLTGLATMDMLSKIQQENPNSKTVDLIFLDTLYHFKETYELVDRVKARYPNVPVHIFKPDGVDTVEELEETYGQEMWNTAGEMYDWIVKVEPLQRAYEELQVTAVLNGRRRSQGAARGSIPIIELDDERGIIKINPMAAWSFKQVNDYIKENSVPYNALLDQGYKSVGDWHSTSPVGEGEDERAGRWKGQNKSECGIHNKKSRYAQFVEDMEQKKTAGMVAPV